A genomic segment from bacterium encodes:
- a CDS encoding DUF882 domain-containing protein, protein MPSLSPHFRLEELACRCGCGGEAQPEILANLTRVVLMLERVRLAIGHKPIRITSGYRCAKHNKAVGGRPQSLHLTGRAADIQVDDLLPSQLQAIVIKSVPEAHGIGRHARFTHLDVRGFRLIFDYS, encoded by the coding sequence ATGCCTAGCCTTTCCCCCCATTTCCGCCTTGAGGAGCTGGCCTGTCGTTGTGGTTGCGGCGGTGAAGCCCAGCCCGAGATTCTCGCCAACCTGACCCGCGTCGTCCTGATGCTAGAGCGGGTGCGTCTTGCAATCGGGCACAAACCGATCCGCATCACCTCGGGCTATCGCTGCGCCAAGCATAACAAAGCTGTAGGTGGCAGGCCGCAAAGCTTGCACCTTACGGGCCGCGCTGCCGATATCCAGGTCGATGATTTGCTGCCGTCACAGCTTCAGGCGATTGTCATCAAGAGCGTACCCGAGGCGCACGGCATTGGCCGACACGCTCGATTCACCCACTTGGATGTGCGTGGCTTTCGCCTCATCTTTGACTACTCGTAA
- a CDS encoding tyrosine-type recombinase/integrase, translated as MDTLLTVAHAAAIVGASTSLIQKRCKDGTLPAIRVGKTYRVRQADLEAWVRHTPTIALKLTRPDDAPSDLLQLIDGWIRYLEHVSGLLPTTIATHRGSAMVYVKRLSLDGQVRISIASIFERKSVLSVFEKIPPKSFALKLNTFNALISLGKYLVAEGVLGPDALAALRPLKPRRQMDPRRTHLKPLDVTRLFEVILTRSKTTAAENLTLAAMVACMVYAGLRVSEVCKLRVQDVDFGERILTIRHGKGGKDRRVGVSTDLLRHLDRYRAVRALGGAFFIDSDGAAFNRHKLAKRMKQLARCLGVDITCHGLRRTFATLAANQGRSINAIRIALGHSDLTTTQAYLRQTEGEVVAAMRDW; from the coding sequence ATGGATACTCTGCTTACGGTTGCCCACGCTGCCGCAATAGTCGGTGCTAGCACATCTTTGATCCAGAAGCGATGCAAAGACGGCACGTTACCCGCCATTCGGGTTGGAAAGACCTATCGTGTTAGACAGGCCGATTTAGAAGCATGGGTTCGTCATACGCCAACGATCGCATTAAAGCTCACCCGGCCAGATGATGCCCCCTCTGATCTGCTGCAACTCATTGATGGCTGGATTCGTTATTTAGAGCACGTTAGCGGCCTCTTGCCCACGACCATCGCCACGCACCGGGGAAGCGCAATGGTTTACGTCAAGCGCCTGAGCCTCGATGGTCAAGTGCGGATATCGATTGCTTCCATCTTTGAGAGGAAGAGCGTCCTCAGCGTCTTCGAGAAGATCCCGCCAAAGTCCTTTGCCTTAAAACTCAACACCTTCAACGCCCTGATCAGCCTTGGGAAGTATCTAGTAGCCGAGGGCGTTCTGGGCCCTGATGCTCTCGCTGCATTGCGGCCGCTCAAGCCTCGCCGTCAAATGGATCCCCGCCGAACTCATCTGAAACCATTAGACGTTACGAGATTGTTCGAGGTTATCCTGACCCGCTCAAAAACGACGGCGGCAGAAAATCTGACACTCGCCGCAATGGTCGCCTGCATGGTCTATGCTGGCCTTCGCGTCTCGGAGGTCTGCAAGCTACGGGTTCAAGATGTGGACTTCGGCGAGCGCATTTTGACTATACGGCATGGGAAGGGTGGTAAAGACCGGCGCGTTGGGGTGAGCACTGATTTGCTTCGGCATTTGGATCGTTATCGGGCTGTTCGGGCGCTTGGCGGGGCCTTTTTCATTGATTCGGACGGGGCCGCCTTTAACCGTCATAAGCTTGCTAAGAGGATGAAGCAGCTTGCACGTTGCCTCGGCGTCGATATCACCTGCCATGGCTTGCGCCGTACCTTCGCGACTTTAGCCGCCAACCAGGGGCGCTCCATCAATGCCATTCGGATTGCGCTGGGGCATTCAGACCTGACGACCACGCAGGCCTATCTACGCCAGACGGAGGGGGAGGTGGTTGCGGCGATGCGCGACTGGTAG
- a CDS encoding helix-turn-helix transcriptional regulator → MAQQADPFYQKFGKRLRKARERAGLTQEVASGLLGMDQTNLSRLELGKQGITLKDAARLADLYRVPYDALVMGHSDFD, encoded by the coding sequence ATGGCCCAACAAGCCGACCCCTTCTATCAAAAATTCGGCAAGCGGCTTCGCAAGGCCCGCGAGCGCGCCGGGTTGACCCAAGAGGTCGCCTCGGGCCTGCTGGGCATGGACCAGACAAACCTGTCGCGGCTTGAATTGGGCAAGCAGGGGATTACGCTCAAAGACGCCGCTAGGCTTGCGGATCTTTACCGAGTGCCCTACGACGCCCTTGTGATGGGGCATTCGGACTTCGACTAG
- a CDS encoding HNH endonuclease: protein MRTCPKCEICKPITIEYFKPNRTRPNGWEVWCRECFNAYCRARTKARPDLRREKERRFAERHPEKYAAKIKQHRERTKERGGNKYAKRNIEKTRLRERLRWLDPERQAYDRARWERRKANGYNEHEQERYKQNPWPKRLKELRHRTLELSAPGIFAQEDLLAKVQYWGWRCRYCNIRLTFATLTIDHRIPLSRGGSNWLANLVPACRSCNSSKHNKKEDEYFEWLKND, encoded by the coding sequence ATGCGGACCTGCCCCAAATGTGAAATCTGTAAGCCTATTACAATCGAGTACTTTAAGCCAAATCGAACTCGACCAAATGGATGGGAAGTTTGGTGCAGGGAATGTTTCAATGCCTATTGTCGTGCTCGTACCAAAGCTAGGCCGGATTTGAGGCGCGAAAAAGAGCGACGTTTTGCTGAGCGCCATCCCGAGAAATACGCTGCAAAAATAAAGCAGCATCGTGAGCGCACCAAGGAGCGCGGAGGAAACAAATATGCGAAGCGAAACATAGAAAAGACTAGGTTACGCGAGCGTCTTCGATGGCTTGATCCTGAACGACAGGCATACGATCGCGCCCGCTGGGAACGTAGAAAAGCTAATGGATACAATGAGCACGAACAGGAACGCTACAAGCAAAACCCATGGCCTAAGAGACTAAAGGAGTTACGTCATCGGACACTGGAACTTTCGGCACCCGGTATATTCGCCCAAGAGGATCTTTTGGCCAAGGTTCAATATTGGGGTTGGCGATGTAGGTACTGTAATATCCGGTTAACCTTTGCGACGCTGACTATCGACCACCGGATTCCTTTGTCACGAGGCGGCAGTAATTGGCTTGCAAATTTGGTTCCGGCTTGTCGCTCTTGCAACTCATCCAAACATAACAAGAAAGAGGATGAGTACTTTGAATGGTTGAAAAATGATTAA
- a CDS encoding DUF3854 domain-containing protein, giving the protein MSSNRLAPAHLADLKRSGLSDDTITAMGCESLDATSIARWVYGPDSDKSLAYDGYSIPYRDLSGNPMKDGTGAPMVRYRMMLPPGEEAPKYRSRSGAHNRIFLPPGLAELLNDPVAPLIITEGEKKAAKAVQEGFACVGIAGIWNWAAEPKRNEDERLSPETRLIAELYEICRNRKVLVLGDCDPKESTQATVKKGLSLLARAILVQIPTKAVNFAFIPKEYAGPESKMGLDDLLMLEGA; this is encoded by the coding sequence ATGAGCAGTAATCGCCTTGCCCCCGCTCACCTGGCCGACTTGAAGCGTAGCGGCCTGAGTGACGACACGATCACCGCGATGGGTTGCGAATCGCTTGATGCGACCTCGATCGCCCGGTGGGTCTACGGCCCCGATTCCGACAAATCCCTGGCGTACGACGGGTACAGCATTCCCTACCGTGACCTGTCGGGCAATCCCATGAAGGACGGAACGGGAGCCCCGATGGTCCGCTATCGGATGATGCTGCCGCCTGGCGAGGAGGCGCCTAAGTATCGCAGTCGTTCCGGCGCCCATAACCGCATCTTCCTGCCCCCGGGGCTGGCCGAGCTGCTGAATGACCCTGTGGCCCCTCTGATCATCACGGAGGGCGAGAAGAAGGCTGCTAAGGCCGTCCAGGAAGGGTTTGCCTGTGTTGGCATCGCGGGCATCTGGAACTGGGCGGCTGAACCTAAGAGGAACGAGGACGAGCGCCTTTCGCCTGAGACGCGTCTGATTGCCGAGCTTTACGAGATTTGTCGCAACCGGAAGGTCTTGGTGCTGGGCGATTGCGACCCGAAGGAGAGTACCCAGGCGACGGTCAAAAAAGGCCTTTCCCTGCTTGCGCGGGCCATCCTGGTTCAGATCCCGACGAAGGCCGTCAACTTCGCCTTTATCCCTAAGGAGTACGCGGGACCGGAAAGCAAGATGGGGCTGGATGACCTGCTCATGCTGGAGGGCGCCTGA